The Pyrus communis chromosome 9, drPyrComm1.1, whole genome shotgun sequence genome has a segment encoding these proteins:
- the LOC137745093 gene encoding target of rapamycin complex subunit LST8-like isoform X2: protein MSQQPSVILATASYDHTIRFWEAKSGRCYRTIQCPDSQVNRLEITPDKRFLAAAGNPHIRLFDVNTNNPQPVMSYESHSNNVMAVGFQCDGNWMYSGSEDGTVKIWDLRAPGCQREYESRAAVNTVVLHPNQTELISGDQNGNIRVWDLTANSCSCELVPEVDTAVRSLTVMWDGSLVVAANNHGTCYVWRLLRGTQTMTEFAPLHKLQAHKGSYILKCLLSPEFCEPHRYLATASSDHTVKIWNVDGFTLEKTLVGHQRWVWDCVFSVDGAYLITASSDATARLWSMSTGEDIRVYQGHHKATICCALHDGAEPSAS from the exons ATGAGCCAGCAACCATCGGTGATCCTTGCAACGGCTAGCTATGATCACACTATTCGGTTTTGGGAGGCCAAAAGTGGCCGCTGCTACCGTACCATCCAGTGCCCTGATTCG CAAGTTAATAGGCTTGAGATTACTCCAGATAAACGCTTCCTGGCTGCAGCCGGAAATCCTCACATTCGATTATTTGATGTTAATACAAATAACCCTCAACCG GTGATGAGCTATGAGTCACATAGTAATAATGTAATGGCAGTAGGGTTTCAATGTGATGGGAACTGGATGTATTCAGGTTCTGAGGATGGTACTGTAAAAATTTGGGATTTGAG AGCCCCAGGTTGTCAAAGGGAATATGAAAGTCGTGCAGCTGTTAACACTGTTGTGCTTCACCCGAATCAG ACTGAACTAATATCTGGGGACCAAAATGGCAATATTCGTGTTTGGGACTTGACAGCAAATTCATGCAGCTGTGAATTG GTTCCAGAGGTGGATACGGCTGTAAGGTCATTAACAGTTATGTGGGATGGGAGCTTGGTTGTTGCAGCAAATAATCATGGGACATGCTACGTTTGGCGCTTGCTGCGGGGAACCCAG ACAATGACCGAGTTTGCGCCACTTCATAAACTGCAAGCACACAAGGGAAGTTACATTCTTAAATGTCTTCTTTCACCTGAATTCTGCGAACCCCACAG ATACTTGGCGACTGCCTCTTCGGACCACACTGTCAAGATATGGAATGTCGATGGTTTCACATTAGAGAAAACTTTAGTAG GACATCAACGATGGGTGTGGGACTGTGTTTTCTCAGTAGACGGTGCCTATCTTATAACAG CTTCCTCTGATGCAACAGCAAGGCTTTGGTCCATGTCCACCGGCGAAGATATCAGGGTGTATCAAGGGCATCACAAAGCAACCATTTGTTGTGCACTCCATGATGGAGCCGAACCTTCTGCATCTTGA
- the LOC137745093 gene encoding target of rapamycin complex subunit LST8-like isoform X1: MSTQEDVKMSQQPSVILATASYDHTIRFWEAKSGRCYRTIQCPDSQVNRLEITPDKRFLAAAGNPHIRLFDVNTNNPQPVMSYESHSNNVMAVGFQCDGNWMYSGSEDGTVKIWDLRAPGCQREYESRAAVNTVVLHPNQTELISGDQNGNIRVWDLTANSCSCELVPEVDTAVRSLTVMWDGSLVVAANNHGTCYVWRLLRGTQTMTEFAPLHKLQAHKGSYILKCLLSPEFCEPHRYLATASSDHTVKIWNVDGFTLEKTLVGHQRWVWDCVFSVDGAYLITASSDATARLWSMSTGEDIRVYQGHHKATICCALHDGAEPSAS, translated from the exons ATGTCAACTCAG GAGGATGTTAAGATGAGCCAGCAACCATCGGTGATCCTTGCAACGGCTAGCTATGATCACACTATTCGGTTTTGGGAGGCCAAAAGTGGCCGCTGCTACCGTACCATCCAGTGCCCTGATTCG CAAGTTAATAGGCTTGAGATTACTCCAGATAAACGCTTCCTGGCTGCAGCCGGAAATCCTCACATTCGATTATTTGATGTTAATACAAATAACCCTCAACCG GTGATGAGCTATGAGTCACATAGTAATAATGTAATGGCAGTAGGGTTTCAATGTGATGGGAACTGGATGTATTCAGGTTCTGAGGATGGTACTGTAAAAATTTGGGATTTGAG AGCCCCAGGTTGTCAAAGGGAATATGAAAGTCGTGCAGCTGTTAACACTGTTGTGCTTCACCCGAATCAG ACTGAACTAATATCTGGGGACCAAAATGGCAATATTCGTGTTTGGGACTTGACAGCAAATTCATGCAGCTGTGAATTG GTTCCAGAGGTGGATACGGCTGTAAGGTCATTAACAGTTATGTGGGATGGGAGCTTGGTTGTTGCAGCAAATAATCATGGGACATGCTACGTTTGGCGCTTGCTGCGGGGAACCCAG ACAATGACCGAGTTTGCGCCACTTCATAAACTGCAAGCACACAAGGGAAGTTACATTCTTAAATGTCTTCTTTCACCTGAATTCTGCGAACCCCACAG ATACTTGGCGACTGCCTCTTCGGACCACACTGTCAAGATATGGAATGTCGATGGTTTCACATTAGAGAAAACTTTAGTAG GACATCAACGATGGGTGTGGGACTGTGTTTTCTCAGTAGACGGTGCCTATCTTATAACAG CTTCCTCTGATGCAACAGCAAGGCTTTGGTCCATGTCCACCGGCGAAGATATCAGGGTGTATCAAGGGCATCACAAAGCAACCATTTGTTGTGCACTCCATGATGGAGCCGAACCTTCTGCATCTTGA